The following proteins are co-located in the Halalkalicoccus subterraneus genome:
- a CDS encoding YgaP family membrane protein, translating to MDRNVGGLDRRIRILAGIAVLASALRAKGFGRIVALLVGADLLLTAAVQRCPLNALLGIDTCHGERTEPDG from the coding sequence ATGGACAGGAACGTCGGCGGGCTCGACAGACGCATCCGAATACTCGCGGGGATCGCGGTGTTGGCCTCCGCGCTCCGGGCGAAGGGGTTCGGACGGATCGTCGCACTTCTCGTGGGCGCGGACCTCCTGCTCACAGCCGCGGTCCAGCGTTGCCCGCTGAACGCCCTATTGGGAATCGACACCTGTCATGGGGAGCGCACGGAACCGGACGGGTGA
- a CDS encoding DUF7569 family protein, which produces MADVSCDGCGEEVGTALSRTVSLAVDGSEVDSQTLCPGCFADWIERYEHRMRPDPAPSVEGIDFVE; this is translated from the coding sequence ATGGCCGACGTTTCCTGTGACGGCTGTGGCGAGGAGGTGGGGACGGCGCTTTCTCGCACCGTCTCGCTTGCGGTCGACGGCTCGGAGGTCGACTCTCAAACCCTCTGTCCGGGCTGTTTCGCCGACTGGATCGAGCGCTACGAACACCGGATGCGGCCCGATCCTGCCCCCTCGGTCGAGGGGATCGACTTCGTCGAGTGA